A single window of Rhizobium sp. CCGE531 DNA harbors:
- a CDS encoding 3-keto-5-aminohexanoate cleavage protein, giving the protein MPLAMSRDVFITCAVTGAGDTVSKSSHVPITPKQIADSAIDAAKAGAAVVHCHVRDPETGAASRRNDLYKEVTDRIRSADVDVVLNLTAGMGGDLIFGDVESPLPLNPKGTDMAGATERISHVAECLPEICTLDCGTMNFSLGDYVMTNTPSMLRAMAKKMTDLGVRPEIEAFDTGHLWFAKQLAEEGLIEDPVLIQLCMGIPWGAPDDLNTFMAMVNNVPKSWTFSAFSIGRSAMAYPAAAILAGGNVRVGLEDNLYAGKGVLATNAQLVEKAVQVVEGMGARVIGPEDVRKKLKLTKR; this is encoded by the coding sequence ATGCCTCTTGCGATGAGCCGCGATGTCTTCATCACCTGTGCCGTGACCGGCGCCGGCGATACGGTTTCGAAATCCAGCCATGTTCCGATCACTCCCAAACAGATCGCGGATTCCGCGATCGACGCCGCCAAGGCTGGGGCGGCAGTGGTTCACTGCCATGTCCGCGATCCGGAAACAGGGGCCGCCAGCCGCCGCAACGATCTCTACAAGGAGGTCACTGACCGCATCCGCTCGGCAGATGTCGACGTCGTGCTGAACCTGACCGCCGGCATGGGCGGGGACTTGATTTTCGGCGATGTCGAAAGCCCCCTGCCTTTGAACCCAAAGGGCACCGACATGGCCGGCGCCACCGAGCGCATCAGCCACGTTGCCGAATGCCTGCCCGAGATCTGCACGCTCGATTGCGGCACGATGAACTTCAGTCTCGGCGACTATGTCATGACCAATACGCCCTCGATGCTGAGGGCCATGGCAAAGAAGATGACCGACCTCGGCGTCCGCCCCGAGATCGAGGCCTTCGATACCGGTCATCTCTGGTTTGCCAAGCAGCTTGCCGAGGAGGGCCTGATTGAGGACCCGGTCCTCATCCAGCTCTGCATGGGCATCCCCTGGGGGGCGCCCGACGACCTCAACACCTTCATGGCGATGGTCAATAACGTTCCCAAAAGCTGGACCTTCTCGGCCTTTTCCATCGGGCGCAGCGCCATGGCCTATCCGGCGGCCGCGATCCTTGCCGGCGGCAATGTCCGTGTCGGGTTGGAAGACAATCTCTACGCTGGAAAGGGCGTGCTCGCGACCAACGCGCAGCTCGTCGAAAAGGCGGTGCAGGTGGTCGAAGGCATGGGCGCGCGCGTCATCGGCCCCGAGGATGTTCGCAAGAAGCTGAAACTGACGAAGCGCTGA